One genomic window of Panicum hallii strain FIL2 chromosome 6, PHallii_v3.1, whole genome shotgun sequence includes the following:
- the LOC112897077 gene encoding uncharacterized protein LOC112897077 — translation MPMAQRTPSSCSARPRSPGTAVWFLPAAALLLVVLLRWPPMGSYPPVSPRGSGSVPARRAELYSKMARDLDERGAAFLRGGETSQSLTLTDLFDTGDDGAVVPRLKAADPPVRANVLHLDQEFATVISKAVKEVFLPNFDRVIWFQNTSMYHFSMFHASHHLEPIVATDDEIEAEVEATKRVTKTICPLKIVLDRVVLTSTGVLLGLWQVESGTDPAEIRSRLREALPRAPQKQLYDPVLLHTSFARILGHPKLPEEQRAPSFDHVKFFHGLVARVNEKIHGFQATVSELWYVEEYDVLALALNGKMKVQRLHLGCNHQGNENS, via the exons ATGCCCATGGCCCAGAGGACCCCGAGCAGCTGCTCTGCCCGTCCCAGATCTCCGGGCACCGCCGTCTGGTtcctcccggccgccgccctactcctcgtcgtcctcctccgctGGCCGCCCATGGGCTCCTACCCTCCCGTCTCCCCTC GCGGCTCCGGCTCCGTGCCGGCCCGGCGCGCGGAGCTGTACTCGAAGATGGCGCGGGACCTCGacgagcgcggcgcggcgtTCCTCAGGGGCGGCGAGACGTCGCAATCGCTCACGCTGACGGACCTCTTCGACACCGGAGATGACGGAGCCGTCGTGCCCAGGCTCAAG GCCGCCGACCCGCCGGTGCGCGCAAATGTGCTCCATCTGGACCAGGAATTCGCCACTGTAATCTC GAAGGCTGTCAAGGAAGTATTTCTTCCTAATTTCGATCGAG TTATCTGGTTCCAAAATACAAGCATGTACCACTTCAGTATGTTTCATGCCTCCCATCACTTGGAGCCCATTGTAGCAACTGATGATGAG ATTGAAGCTGAAGTGGAGGCAACAAAAAGAGTCACCAAGACTATTTGTCCTCTTAAAATTGTATTGGATCGAGTGGTTTTGACGTCAACTGGTGTTCTTCTTGGCCTGTGGCAG GTTGAATCTGGTACTGATCCTGCAGAAATCCGCTCAAGATTGAGAGAAGCTCTCCCTCGAGCTCCTCAAAAGCAACTG TATGATCCTGTTTTGCTTCACACCTCGTTTGCACGAATCCTGGGACATCCTAAGCTTCCAGAAGAG CAAAGGGCACCATCTTTTGATCACGTCAAGTTTTTCCATGGGCTGGTTGCTCGAGTTAATGAGAAGATTCATGGCTTCCAG GCGACAGTATCAGAGTTATGGTACGTCGAAGAGTATGATGTTCTTGCGCTGGCACTGAATGGAAAGATGAAAGTACAGAGGCTCCACCTTGGCTGCAACCATCAGGGCAATGAAAATTCATAA